GGTCACGTCCAGAATGATCCACGAACCGTCGGCCCCCTCCACTTCCACGGACCCGCTGCTCCCGTTGGACGACGGCAACGGGCGCAGCTGCGCCGACAGGATGTCGGTGTCGGAGTCCCACCGGTACGCGACCTCCGGCGCCGCCCCGTCTCTCGGTCCAAGCTGCACGGCGATCTTCACGTCCCTGTCTCCGTGGTTGGCGAGCCCCCAATGTCGCGCCGGAACCGCCCGACACACGACTCGAATTCGCCCCGCCCGCGTCTTCGCATTGCAGGAACACCCGTTCCGTCCGCGCAAACATACTCCGCGAACGCCCGGCCGGAAGCCGCGCGGCCCGCGGCCGGGCCGCACCTGCTGTCCGGACCCCATTCCTGGGTATGTTTCAGGTGATCGACGTTGACAACGCGGCTTCGCGCCGCCCCGACATGGGTGAGGATCTGTGGAACAGGACGGAGTGGAGACCCCGGGCGTGACCCGCGGCCTGAATGCGGCGTTTGTATTCCCACCGGATTGGACGCACGCGCCGTCCTTCCTCACCCCGGCCATCGAGCGCCTCGACGCCGCGCTGCCGGCGGTGCAGATGCTCGTGATCACCGCCGATGCCGACGCCGCCGTAGCCATGGCGGCCGCCGCCAACGCCATCGGGCGCGCCCGCGGCCTGACCGCGCTGGCCGCCACCTCCAGCCGCCGCGCCGGCCGCGCCCTGCGCGCCCGGCCCGCCCAGATCGTGACCGGCGATCCGGCCGCTCTCGTGGGGCTGCTCCAGAGCTCGGCGCTCAAGCTCGACCAGGTGCGCCAGCTCGTCATCGCCTGGCTCGACGACACCCTCGAAGGCAACGAGGCGCCCCTCGAAGCGCTGTTCGCCGAAGCGCCCAAGGACGCCGCGCGCACCATCGTCACCCGCGAACTGTCGCCCGCCATCGAGGGCCTCATCGAGCGCTACGCGCGGCGGGCCCGCCGCGTGGTCCCCGCGGCCGGCGAGGAAGTGGCCGCCATGCCCGTGCAGTACGTGGCGGTGCACGACACCCTCCGATCGATCGCCCTCCGCCGGCTGCTCGACGAGCTGGATCCGCCCACGGCGTTCATCTTCGTGCGCGATCCGATGTCGCACATCGAAGTCCTGGCCACGCTCGAGACGCTCGGCTACGCGGCCGACGGCCCGGTGCGCATCGGCCGCGCCGCCGAAGCCGACTGCGACGCCCTGGTGCTGTACGACCTGCCGGTCTCGCGCGCCGAGCTGCGTGACGTGGCCGGCGGCCGCACCCCGCGCCAGGTGATCGCGCTCATTCAGCCGCGGCAGCTCGCCGCCCTGCGCGAGGTGGCCGGCGGCGCCGCCAGCCCCCTCACCCTGCCCGAAGCGATCGCGCGGGCGCGCACCAAGGAGGAGCAGCTGCGCGAGTCGCTGCGCCACGTCCTGGTGTCGGGGGCATTCACCCGCGAACTGCTCGCCCTCGAGCCGTTGCTCACCGACTTCGACGGCATCGAGATCGCGGCCGCCGCGCTGCGCATGCTCGAGGTGGAGCGGATGCGCGCCGCGGCACCCAAGACGTTCGCCGCGCCCAAGATGCGCCGCCTGTTCATCACGGCCGGCGAATCCGACGGCATCCGGGCCGGCGATCTGGTGGGCGCGGTCACCAACATCGGCGGGCTCTCGGGCGGCGACGTGGGCCGCGTGGAACTGCGCGACCGCCACTCCCTGGTGGAAGTGCCCGAAGCGGTGGCCGAGGCCGTGGCCGCCAAGATCACCGGCATCACGATCAAAGGCCGCCAGATCGTGGCCCGCCTCGACGAGGAACGTCCGGAACGTTCGGGACGCGGCGGCCCGCGCGAGGACCGGCCCCGCGGCGCCCCGCGCGATCGCGAGGACCGGCCCCGCGGTGGTCCGCGCGATCGTGACGACCGCCCCCGCGGCGGCCCGCGTGACCGCGACGACCGCCCGCGGCCAGCCGGCCGGTTCGGCGCATCGAAGGACGATCGCGGCGGCCCGCCGCGCAAGCCCCGCCGGCGGGAGGACGACCATCGGTGAGCTCAGATACCTACTTCACGGCGCGCAGCGGATGGATCGAAGTGATCGCCGGCGTGATGTTCAGCGGCAAGAGCGAGGAGTTGCTCCGCCGCGTGCGCCGCGCCGCGATCGCCAAGCGGCGCGTGCAGGTGTTCAAGTCCCATCTCGATGAGCGCTACGCCGGCATCTTCAAGGTGTCCAGCCACGACGGGCGCACCACCGAAGCCGTCCCTGTAGATACGGCCGCCCAGATCGCCGAGCGCGTGCATCCCGACACGCAGGTGGTGGCGATCGACGAGGCGCAGTTTCTCGACGAGCGCGTGGTGCCGCTGGCCACCGACCTCGCCTCGCGCGGCATCCGGGTGATCCTCGCCGGCACCGACACCGACTTCCGCGGCGAGCCGTTCGGCGCGATGCCCGAGTTGATGGCCATCGCCGAGATCGTGGACAAGCTGCACGCCATCTGCGTGAAGTGCGGCAACCCGGCCAGCCGCAACCAGCGCCTCATCGATGGACGGCCGGCGCTGTACTCCTCGCCCACGATCATGGTGGGCGGCGAGGACACCTACGAGGCGCGCTGCCGCGCGTGCCACCAGGTGCCGAGGCGCGACGAGGGCCAGGTGGATCTGCTGTGAGCCGCCAAGCCGCCCGCCGGCCGGAAGTGGTTGGCGCCGTGCAGCATAGGCCGGTCGCGCCTGGGCGCCCGGGGCCAGGACGAACGCTGCACGGTCACATTTACGTTGACGCTCCCGGCCGCTGCCCCTAGGTTGGCCGGAGCAGCCACAAGCCTCTCACAATCCCGCGTCGCCATGCTCCTCGTCGGCCTCACCGGCAACATCGCCAGCGGAAAGACCACCGTCGCCCAACTCCTGGCGGCGCGCGGCGCCACCATCATCGATGCCGACGATCTCGCGCGCCGCGCGGTCGAGCCCGGGAGTCCGGCCCTCGACGCCATCATCGCCCGATGGGGACGCGACGTCCTGCTCCCCGACGGCCACCTGGACCGTGCCGGCCTGCGGACCATCGTGTTCCACGAGCCCGAGCAACTCGAGGCCCTCAACCGCATCGTCCACCCCGAGGTGGAGCGGCTGCGCCGCGACCTGGTGGACGAGGCGCGCGAACGCGGCGATCGCATCGTGGTGTGCGACATCCCGCTACTGTTCGAGAAGAAGATGGTGGACCAGTTCGACGCCGTGGTGCTCGTGGACGCCCCGCGGCCGTTGCGCCTCGAGCGCGTGGTGGCCGAGCGCGGGCTGAGCGCCACCGAGGCGATGGCCATGATTGCCGCCCAGATGCCCTCCGAACTCAAGCGGGCCCGCGCCGACCTGTACATTCATAACGCCGGCACCAAGGCCCAGCTGGCCGAGCAGGTGGACGCGCTCTGGACGTCGCTCCGGGCCGCGGCCGACTCGCAGCAAGCGGCCGGCGTTCCTTGACAATGGCGCGCGCGGCCAGATAGACTGCCCGCACCAATACCCCGCAGCCGGGAGTCACAAGTGTCCGATATCCAGCAGGATCTGCTCTATACAGAAGACCACGAGTATCTGAAGTCCACCGGTGCCCCGAACGTCGTGGCCATCGGCATCACCGACTACGCGCAGGGCGAGCTGGGCGACGTCGTCTACGTGGAACTGCCCAAGGTCGGCGCCAAGTTCGGCAAGCACGACGTGTTCGGCACGATCGAAGCCGTGAAGGCGGTGTCCGAGCTGTTCTGCCCCGTGGCGGGCGAGATCGTGGAAGTGAATGCGCGACTCGATGGCGAGCCGGCGCTGGTCAACTCGGCTCCCTATTCCGACGGCTGGATGGTCAAGCTCAAGATGACCAACCCCGCGGAGAAGGACGCCCTCATGAACGCGGCGGCGTACGCGGCGCATCTGGGCCAGTAAGCGACGATCGGCCGTTCGCGGTCGGCAGTGAACACCAAGCGGCCGGCGGAGATCCAGGGGATCTCGCCGGCCGCTTGCTGCTTGCTGCCCGCTGCCCGGCGCAATCAGCCGACGGTCACCTCGTACTCCTCCATCGGCGGACACGCGCAGACGAGATTCCGATCGCCATACGCGCTCTCCACGCGCGCCACCGCCGGCCAGAACTTGTGCTCCCGCACCCAGGGCGCCGGATAGGCCGCCTGTTCGCGCGAATACGCGTGCGGCCAGACGTCGGCCACCACGCGGTGCGCCGGATGCGGCGCGTGCTTGAGCACGTTGTCGGCACGGTCGGCCACACCGTTCTCGATCTCGCGGATCTCCTCGCGGATCGAGATCAGCGCGTCGCAGAACCGGTCGAGTTCGCCCTTGGGCTCGCTCTCCGTGGGCTCGATCATCAGCGTGCCGGCCACCGGGAACGACAGCGTCGGCGCATGGAACCCGTAGTCCATGAGCCGCTTCGCGATGTCTTCCGCCTCGACGCCGCTCGACGTCTTGAGCGCGCGCGGATCGACGATGCACTCGTGCGCCACGCACCCGTTGGCTCCCTTGTACAGTACGGGGTAGTACGGCTCGAGCCGCTTGGCCACGTAATTCGCATTGAGAATCGCGATCTTGGTGGCCATCGCCAGCCCCTCGCCGCCCAGCATGTCGATGTACATCATCGAGATCGGGAGAACGCTCGCGCTGCCCCACGGGGCCGACGACACGGCGCCGCCGGTGTTCCCGGTCTCGACCACGACGTGGCCGGGCAGGTGCGGCACGAGGTGCGCGGCCACGCCGATCGGGCCCATTCCCGGCCCGCCGCCGCCGTGCGGGATGGCGAACGTCTTGTGCAGGTTCAGGTGGCAGACGTCGGCGCCGATGTCGCCCGGCCGGGCCAGCCCCACCATCGCGTTCATGTTTGCGCCATCCAGATACACCTGGCCGCCGTGCGCGTGCACGATGCGGCAGATGTCGGTGATCGCCGTCTCGAACACGCCGTGCGTGGACGGGTACGTCACCATGAGCGCGGCCAGATTCGGCGCGTGCGCCTTGGCCTTGGCTTCGAGATCGCCGACGTCGATGTTGCCGTTGTCGTCGGTGTCCACCACCACCACCTGCATGCCCGCCATCACGGCGCTGGCCGGATTGGTCCCGTGCGCCGAGTGCGGGATCAGACATACGGTGCGGTGCCCCTCGCCGCGCGCCGCCTGGTAACGACGGATCACCATCAGCCCCGTATACTCGCCCTGTGAGCCGGCGTTGGGC
Above is a window of Gemmatimonadaceae bacterium DNA encoding:
- a CDS encoding DbpA RNA binding domain-containing protein; this encodes MTRGLNAAFVFPPDWTHAPSFLTPAIERLDAALPAVQMLVITADADAAVAMAAAANAIGRARGLTALAATSSRRAGRALRARPAQIVTGDPAALVGLLQSSALKLDQVRQLVIAWLDDTLEGNEAPLEALFAEAPKDAARTIVTRELSPAIEGLIERYARRARRVVPAAGEEVAAMPVQYVAVHDTLRSIALRRLLDELDPPTAFIFVRDPMSHIEVLATLETLGYAADGPVRIGRAAEADCDALVLYDLPVSRAELRDVAGGRTPRQVIALIQPRQLAALREVAGGAASPLTLPEAIARARTKEEQLRESLRHVLVSGAFTRELLALEPLLTDFDGIEIAAAALRMLEVERMRAAAPKTFAAPKMRRLFITAGESDGIRAGDLVGAVTNIGGLSGGDVGRVELRDRHSLVEVPEAVAEAVAAKITGITIKGRQIVARLDEERPERSGRGGPREDRPRGAPRDREDRPRGGPRDRDDRPRGGPRDRDDRPRPAGRFGASKDDRGGPPRKPRRREDDHR
- a CDS encoding thymidine kinase; translation: MSSDTYFTARSGWIEVIAGVMFSGKSEELLRRVRRAAIAKRRVQVFKSHLDERYAGIFKVSSHDGRTTEAVPVDTAAQIAERVHPDTQVVAIDEAQFLDERVVPLATDLASRGIRVILAGTDTDFRGEPFGAMPELMAIAEIVDKLHAICVKCGNPASRNQRLIDGRPALYSSPTIMVGGEDTYEARCRACHQVPRRDEGQVDLL
- the coaE gene encoding dephospho-CoA kinase (Dephospho-CoA kinase (CoaE) performs the final step in coenzyme A biosynthesis.) — its product is MLLVGLTGNIASGKTTVAQLLAARGATIIDADDLARRAVEPGSPALDAIIARWGRDVLLPDGHLDRAGLRTIVFHEPEQLEALNRIVHPEVERLRRDLVDEARERGDRIVVCDIPLLFEKKMVDQFDAVVLVDAPRPLRLERVVAERGLSATEAMAMIAAQMPSELKRARADLYIHNAGTKAQLAEQVDALWTSLRAAADSQQAAGVP
- the gcvH gene encoding glycine cleavage system protein GcvH is translated as MSDIQQDLLYTEDHEYLKSTGAPNVVAIGITDYAQGELGDVVYVELPKVGAKFGKHDVFGTIEAVKAVSELFCPVAGEIVEVNARLDGEPALVNSAPYSDGWMVKLKMTNPAEKDALMNAAAYAAHLGQ